Proteins encoded by one window of Pseudomonadota bacterium:
- a CDS encoding response regulator, with amino-acid sequence MAVSTLICDDSAMARKQISRALPEEWLGSIRMASNGVEALEVIRTGGGDLVFLDLTMPEMDGFQVLETIRREDLNTLVFVVSADVQPEARARVMELGALDFIRKPVDKERLRSAMKSCGLL; translated from the coding sequence ATGGCGGTTTCAACCCTCATTTGCGACGACTCAGCCATGGCACGCAAGCAAATTTCTCGTGCGCTGCCGGAAGAATGGCTTGGCTCGATTCGAATGGCTTCCAATGGCGTCGAAGCACTTGAAGTGATTCGGACCGGTGGTGGCGACTTGGTTTTTCTCGACTTGACCATGCCGGAGATGGACGGCTTCCAGGTCCTTGAAACCATCCGACGCGAAGATCTGAACACCCTGGTGTTTGTCGTATCCGCTGACGTACAACCCGAAGCGCGAGCACGCGTGATGGAACTGGGAGCGCTGGATTTTATTCGCAAGCCTGTCGACAAAGAGCGGCTTCGCTCGGCCATGAAGAGCTGTGGGTTGCTATGA
- a CDS encoding DsbA family oxidoreductase, which translates to MIIDIYADTTCPWCLIGKRQLERALRETGREDAIIRWRAFQIYPHMPDRGGSRTEWLAYRYPEPVMLRDTMQRLHSLAARENVELDWAKLDHLPNTKDSHRLIRLAADFDCQETIVDSVFEAYFLQQRDIGDRDVLLDIAKSGGLNTDMVATHLDSNDGVAEIKSDDQYVRRQGIGAVPLFVFEGEMAFTGAQDMRVFRAVFDKVDKLIAKRKT; encoded by the coding sequence GTGATCATTGATATCTACGCCGACACCACTTGTCCTTGGTGCCTGATCGGCAAACGCCAGTTAGAACGCGCTTTACGTGAGACAGGCCGGGAAGATGCCATCATTCGTTGGCGGGCTTTCCAAATTTACCCTCACATGCCTGATCGTGGGGGTTCGAGAACCGAGTGGTTGGCTTACCGTTATCCCGAACCGGTCATGCTGCGCGATACCATGCAGAGACTCCACTCACTGGCAGCCCGGGAGAACGTTGAACTTGATTGGGCCAAACTCGATCATTTGCCTAACACCAAAGATTCCCACCGACTGATACGACTCGCCGCTGATTTCGACTGTCAGGAGACTATTGTCGATTCCGTGTTCGAAGCTTATTTTCTGCAACAGCGGGATATCGGTGACCGAGATGTATTATTGGACATCGCGAAAAGTGGGGGATTGAACACCGACATGGTAGCAACCCACCTTGATAGCAATGACGGCGTGGCAGAGATCAAGTCCGATGACCAATACGTCCGGCGACAGGGAATCGGCGCCGTTCCGTTATTTGTCTTCGAAGGCGAGATGGCTTTTACCGGCGCTCAGGACATGCGGGTATTCCGAGCGGTCTTTGACAAAGTGGATAAACTGATCGCCAAACGAAAAACATAA
- a CDS encoding histidine kinase, translating into MNTAVQFTEAQRDCLQETINIAMGQAGDSLARLLNVFIYLSVPTVSLIAPGQMIGALSGLLKHDSAVSAVRQGYYGATDPQGLRGESIVVFSDASYHELANLLAYDSQLDLHAQQELLLDVSNILNGACLGSLANQLGQQLSYAPPALIGQGIPIQNVVDPQQLNWHQVLVVNINYKLENNRFQCDMLLLMPDPTVRVLLQSLDRILDQLE; encoded by the coding sequence ATGAACACGGCCGTTCAGTTCACCGAAGCGCAGCGTGACTGCCTCCAAGAGACGATCAATATTGCCATGGGCCAAGCCGGCGACTCCTTGGCGAGGCTTTTGAATGTCTTTATCTATCTTTCGGTCCCTACAGTTTCCTTGATCGCGCCAGGACAAATGATCGGGGCGCTGAGCGGTTTGCTAAAACACGACTCCGCCGTATCGGCCGTACGCCAGGGCTACTACGGCGCCACCGATCCCCAAGGATTGCGGGGAGAAAGCATTGTGGTTTTCAGTGATGCCAGTTACCACGAGCTCGCTAATCTGCTAGCCTACGACAGTCAGTTGGACCTTCACGCCCAGCAGGAACTCCTGCTGGATGTGAGCAACATTCTGAACGGTGCATGCCTGGGTAGCCTTGCCAACCAGCTTGGCCAGCAGTTGAGCTATGCGCCCCCGGCATTGATCGGCCAAGGCATTCCAATTCAAAACGTTGTCGACCCACAGCAATTAAACTGGCACCAGGTCTTGGTTGTTAACATCAATTACAAGCTCGAAAACAATAGATTCCAGTGCGACATGTTGCTGCTTATGCCGGATCCCACTGTCCGCGTGCTATTACAATCATTAGATCGAATTCTGGATCAATTGGAGTGA
- a CDS encoding RNA-binding protein, giving the protein MSKSIYVGNIPFTTTEEELRDLFSAHGSVLSVKLVSDRETGRPRGFAFVEMESDQADAAIDALNGSQLGGRSLRVNEALERGASRPSRGPRRQF; this is encoded by the coding sequence ATGTCCAAATCAATTTACGTAGGCAACATCCCCTTCACCACGACCGAAGAGGAGTTGCGGGACTTGTTCTCAGCCCATGGTTCTGTGCTGTCCGTCAAACTCGTTTCTGATCGGGAAACCGGTCGTCCCCGTGGTTTCGCTTTCGTGGAAATGGAATCCGACCAGGCCGATGCAGCCATTGATGCACTCAACGGAAGCCAGCTTGGCGGACGTAGCCTGCGTGTGAACGAAGCGCTTGAGCGCGGCGCCAGCCGCCCGAGCCGCGGGCCGCGTCGTCAATTCTAA
- a CDS encoding diguanylate cyclase: MSELPLARIFPLIVDQINLGVFVVDKDMRVQLWNRYLASRSGYPSDEIVGKNLFDAFPELPKAWLEKKIHSVFVLNNFAFTSWEQRPFLFPFQHNRPVTGNLEHMRQDCTFFPLHLDPSGEVSAVCITISDATDAAIYHTQLSTTLQKLEEQSQLDGLTETFNRAYWEQRLREEIARTQRYAHPLSLVICDLDHFKDVNDECGHLAGDAVLRTITGRLRGALRKTDILGRYGGEEFGIVLPDTDLGNAIRAAERLRRGVSSKLIPFEENELYITASLGVAQWHDKMDSVESFIAAADQALYQAKALGRNRVCAAARAGKVA, from the coding sequence GTGAGTGAATTACCGCTTGCCCGGATTTTTCCGCTGATTGTCGACCAAATCAACCTGGGTGTTTTCGTGGTCGATAAAGACATGCGCGTCCAATTGTGGAACCGTTATCTGGCCAGTCGCAGTGGATATCCCAGCGACGAGATCGTGGGTAAGAACCTTTTCGATGCCTTTCCCGAACTACCTAAAGCGTGGCTAGAAAAGAAGATTCACAGCGTTTTCGTTCTGAACAATTTCGCCTTCACATCTTGGGAACAACGCCCCTTTCTCTTTCCGTTTCAACACAACCGGCCGGTTACCGGAAACCTCGAGCACATGCGTCAGGATTGCACGTTTTTTCCTTTGCACCTGGACCCGAGTGGCGAAGTCTCCGCGGTGTGTATCACCATTAGCGACGCCACAGATGCAGCGATCTATCACACACAGCTATCGACCACACTGCAAAAACTGGAAGAGCAAAGCCAATTGGACGGACTCACTGAAACGTTCAATCGCGCCTATTGGGAGCAGCGCTTGCGTGAGGAAATCGCGCGAACTCAGCGTTATGCACACCCCTTGTCACTGGTGATCTGCGATTTGGACCATTTCAAGGACGTCAACGACGAATGCGGACATCTGGCCGGTGACGCCGTACTTCGAACCATAACCGGACGACTGAGGGGCGCGCTCCGCAAGACCGACATCCTCGGACGCTACGGCGGCGAGGAATTCGGCATCGTCCTGCCGGATACCGATCTTGGCAACGCCATCCGCGCCGCGGAACGCTTGCGCCGTGGCGTCTCGAGCAAACTCATCCCATTCGAAGAGAACGAGCTGTACATCACGGCGAGTTTGGGTGTTGCGCAGTGGCATGACAAAATGGACTCGGTGGAAAGTTTTATTGCCGCCGCAGATCAAGCACTCTATCAAGCCAAGGCTTTAGGAAGAAACAGGGTCTGCGCGGCGGCTCGAGCGGGTAAAGTGGCTTGA